The sequence CTTCGTATAGCCTGACAAAATTTAGCTGGAAGTGATTGAAAACACCCGCCACAAGCCCTGTGAACAACCTTCACTACACCGAATCCGTTGGTGCCTTCAGCTATGCGTTCATATGTGTCGAGGATTTTTTTGTCGATAAGCTCCGCATAAGTATTTCGTTTAGATTGTATCTCTGCGGATTTCCCTTCTATCGCAGAATATTGCTTCTCCATTTCCTCTATCTGAATTGCATTTCCTTTTTCTTTAGTGCTAAGCTCCTCTGTGAGTTTTTTCTCGTCGGCCTCGGCCCTTTCCAAGTCCTCCATCAAACTAATAAGTTCTACTTCGAGTTGTGCAATGTTCTCCTCCGAGTTCTGTATCTCTCGCTGCACAGCATCATATTCCTTGTTCGATTTAACCGAGAGAAGTCTCTGCTGTCCCTGAGTCAACTTTTCTTTGTTTTGCTCAAGCTCCAGATTTTTTAAATCTATAGTTTTCTTTAATTCGCTAATATTTGTTTTGGTGTTTTTAACCTGTTCGGAAAGACTGTCTATCTCGTTCCTCAAATTCTCAAGCAATTTGGGGTAAAATACCTTGGAAACCTCAAGCTCAGCTATTTTGCTGTCAATATCCTGAAGCTTCAATAAAATGCCAAGCGTTTCCTTGATCTCTAACTTCGCCATGAGTTCTCCTTATATTTAATCTTTATAAACTTGCCTATACCACCCAAACCGGCGAGTGTTCCTCTTTTGCAATGTCGATGACGCCATCACCGGGGTGTTCCCAGATTATTTTGTCCAATTCGTTCTTTAGCGTAGGAAGAACCACCCATTCGGTGGCAAAATGACCAGCGATTATCACCGGAAGTCCAAGCGCTTCGGCATATCTCAGTTGGTGATATTTTGCTTCACCAGTTATAAGAACATCAGCTTTTTTTGAAAGCGCAATATCGACAAAGTCCCCACCAGAACCAGTAATTATTGCTACACGAGTCACTCTTGCTTCGCTTTTTCCGTTCACAGCTATTCTACCAGAAGGAAGGGTTGCTTTGAGCTCCTGCGCGAGCTCTAGAAGGCTTGTTGGTCTTAAAAGGTCGCCGATTTGGCCAAAACCGAGTCTCCCGGGGGTATTTAACACCGGATAAATATCGAAAGCTGGTTCTTCATATGGATGTGATTTCTTTATCGCTAAAATCGCCGCATCGATGGACTCGACAGGAATTATAGTCTCGAGGCGACGCTCTTTTTCCTTTTTAAGTTGACCCAGAACGCCCGAAAATGGCTTCGCTTCTCTACCGGGAAGAAATGTGCCCACTCCAGGAGTGGAAAAAGTGCAATCTGAATAATTCCCGATGTTTCCAGCTCCCTCCAAACAAAGAGCAACGCGAACTTGTTCGAGATGCGATTCGGGAACAAATACAACTACCTTAAGATATTTTCCCCTGTCGATAGGTTTTAAAACCTCGCAATCAACCAACCTTAACTGCGCTGCGAGGGCATGATTCGGCGAAACAGGAGAGACATCGAGAACAGAATGCATAACATAAAACGCAATTCCAGATTTTGCGCACATAAAATACGCGTTTCCCAAAGGATGTCCCTTTATAACACTAGATGGCGGCGCTAAATCAGGTGGATGATGTGTGATAAGCATGTCCGCACCTTTAGAGGCTGCTTCTTCTACTATTTTTGCAGAGGGATCAACTGCTAACATGATATATCGTATCTCAGCCCAATTGTCTC is a genomic window of bacterium containing:
- a CDS encoding Nif3-like dinuclear metal center hexameric protein → MKLSKVVHRIEEHFPLEWAEEWDHSGLLVGDNWAEIRYIMLAVDPSAKIVEEAASKGADMLITHHPPDLAPPSSVIKGHPLGNAYFMCAKSGIAFYVMHSVLDVSPVSPNHALAAQLRLVDCEVLKPIDRGKYLKVVVFVPESHLEQVRVALCLEGAGNIGNYSDCTFSTPGVGTFLPGREAKPFSGVLGQLKKEKERRLETIIPVESIDAAILAIKKSHPYEEPAFDIYPVLNTPGRLGFGQIGDLLRPTSLLELAQELKATLPSGRIAVNGKSEARVTRVAIITGSGGDFVDIALSKKADVLITGEAKYHQLRYAEALGLPVIIAGHFATEWVVLPTLKNELDKIIWEHPGDGVIDIAKEEHSPVWVV